From Saccharothrix espanaensis DSM 44229, the proteins below share one genomic window:
- a CDS encoding ABC transporter permease — protein MTWFLVRRSGLLVLSLAAASALVFVLLRLLPGDVAATIGGLQASPEQLAAIRADLGLDRPVVAQYASWLSGVLHGDFGRSQLNGTSVGAELGRKLQVTAPLTAGAVVVALVVAVPLGTWAALRSRSFVGTGISAVAQIGIAVPTLWLGLVLVLVFSVQLGWLPAQGFPVDGWADPVAAARSLVLPWIALGLTEGAVLLRFVRSAVLGVLHADYVRTARAKGLTRTQALLRHGVRNAALPVVSVLGLQLAALVVGAVVVERVFTLPGVGSMLVTDVGNRDLVKVQGEVFLVVAAVLVIGFAVDVAHRLIDPRLIDPRLREPR, from the coding sequence GTGACGTGGTTCCTGGTGCGCCGGTCGGGGCTGCTGGTGCTCTCGCTGGCGGCGGCCAGTGCGCTGGTGTTCGTGCTGCTGCGCCTGCTGCCCGGTGACGTCGCCGCCACGATCGGCGGCCTCCAGGCCAGTCCCGAGCAGCTTGCCGCGATCCGCGCCGACCTGGGCTTGGACCGGCCGGTGGTCGCGCAGTACGCGTCCTGGCTGTCCGGTGTGCTGCACGGCGATTTCGGCCGCTCCCAGCTCAACGGCACGTCGGTGGGCGCGGAACTGGGGCGCAAACTCCAGGTGACGGCTCCGTTGACGGCCGGTGCCGTCGTCGTGGCGCTCGTCGTGGCCGTGCCGTTGGGGACGTGGGCCGCACTGCGGTCCAGGTCGTTCGTCGGCACGGGGATCAGCGCCGTGGCGCAGATCGGGATCGCCGTGCCGACGCTCTGGCTGGGCCTGGTGCTCGTGCTGGTGTTCTCGGTGCAGCTCGGGTGGCTTCCCGCGCAGGGGTTCCCGGTCGACGGGTGGGCCGATCCCGTTGCGGCGGCACGGAGTCTGGTGCTGCCGTGGATCGCGCTCGGCCTGACCGAAGGAGCGGTGCTGCTGAGGTTCGTTCGGTCGGCGGTGTTGGGCGTGCTGCACGCCGACTACGTGCGGACCGCGCGCGCCAAAGGGCTGACGCGGACGCAGGCGTTGCTGCGACACGGTGTCCGCAACGCCGCGCTGCCGGTCGTGTCGGTGCTGGGATTGCAGTTGGCAGCGTTGGTGGTCGGTGCGGTGGTGGTCGAGCGGGTGTTCACGCTGCCGGGTGTGGGGTCGATGCTGGTGACCGACGTGGGCAACCGGGACCTGGTGAAGGTGCAGGGTGAGGTGTTCCTGGTGGTGGCGGCGGTGCTGGTGATCGGGTTCGCGGTCGACGTGGCGCACCGGCTGATCGATCCTCGGCTGATCGATCCTCGGCTGCGGGAGCCCCGGTGA
- a CDS encoding ABC transporter permease: MIRAVLRRPTGVFGLAVVALLVVGGVVSWWWTPFDPRATDPGRAWLLPLQRGHLLGTDRIGHDQFSQLMAGAGSTLVTAVASAAVAAVVGLALALVAVLAPRPVGASAVGLIDVLVAFPTLLLAMVLAAVYGSSTATVVAAIGIGFGVGVARVARAELTSVLGSDFVLAARASGARTGRIVRRHLLPNVAPTLIVQLSLVMALAVLAEAALTYLGYGASPSSPSWGGMLHEQQSYIAARPLLVIWPGLAVAGTVLGFNLLGDALRDASDPRLVAAR; encoded by the coding sequence GTGATCCGGGCGGTGCTGCGCAGGCCGACCGGCGTCTTCGGGCTCGCCGTGGTGGCGCTGCTGGTCGTCGGCGGTGTGGTGTCGTGGTGGTGGACCCCGTTCGACCCGCGGGCCACCGACCCGGGGCGGGCGTGGCTGCTCCCGTTGCAGCGCGGGCACCTGCTGGGCACCGACCGGATCGGGCACGACCAGTTCAGCCAGTTGATGGCGGGTGCGGGCAGCACGCTGGTCACGGCGGTGGCGTCGGCGGCGGTCGCGGCCGTGGTGGGCTTGGCGCTCGCGTTGGTCGCCGTGCTCGCGCCGCGCCCGGTCGGTGCGTCGGCGGTGGGGCTGATCGACGTGTTGGTGGCGTTCCCGACGTTGTTGCTTGCCATGGTGTTGGCGGCGGTGTACGGGAGTTCGACGGCGACGGTGGTGGCGGCGATCGGCATCGGGTTCGGCGTGGGCGTCGCGCGGGTGGCTCGGGCCGAGCTGACCTCGGTGCTGGGCAGTGATTTCGTGCTGGCGGCACGGGCCTCGGGCGCGCGGACGGGGCGGATCGTGCGGCGGCACCTGCTGCCGAACGTGGCGCCGACGTTGATCGTGCAGTTGTCGCTGGTGATGGCGCTGGCGGTGCTGGCCGAGGCGGCTCTGACCTATCTCGGCTACGGCGCGTCGCCGTCGTCCCCGTCGTGGGGCGGGATGCTGCACGAACAGCAGTCCTACATCGCGGCCCGGCCGCTGCTGGTGATCTGGCCCGGTCTGGCGGTGGCCGGTACCGTCCTGGGGTTCAACCTGCTCGGTGACGCGCTGCGCGACGCCTCGGACCCGAGGCTGGTGGCGGCGCGGTGA
- a CDS encoding ATP-binding cassette domain-containing protein, protein MSLLEVSGLTVRSGGRTLLDDVGFTVEPGERVGLIGGSGSGKSLTALAVLGLLPEGMGVEGSVRFDGVELVGRGDRELSAVRGKRIAMVFQEPLTALNPLMRVGKQIAEPLRTHRGLSRKAAFAEAVRLADKVGLPDPEHTVRAFPHQLSGGQRQRVGIAMALACRPALLLADEPTTALDVTVQAGILRLLAELVAEEGTALLFITHDLAVLAQVVRRVLVLGDGRLLEEGVPADVLRAPRHPATRELVALARAGSFRRQEARP, encoded by the coding sequence GTGAGCCTGCTGGAGGTCTCCGGGCTGACCGTGCGGTCCGGCGGGCGGACGCTGCTGGACGACGTGGGCTTCACCGTGGAGCCGGGGGAGCGGGTCGGGCTGATCGGCGGCTCCGGCTCCGGCAAGTCGTTGACGGCGCTGGCCGTGCTGGGGTTGCTGCCCGAGGGCATGGGGGTCGAGGGCAGCGTCCGGTTCGACGGGGTCGAGCTGGTCGGACGCGGCGACCGGGAGCTCTCGGCGGTGCGCGGCAAGCGGATCGCCATGGTGTTCCAAGAACCTCTGACGGCGCTCAACCCGTTGATGCGCGTGGGCAAGCAGATCGCCGAGCCGTTGCGGACCCACCGCGGGCTGTCCCGGAAGGCGGCGTTCGCGGAGGCGGTGCGGTTGGCGGACAAGGTCGGCCTGCCCGACCCGGAGCACACCGTGCGCGCGTTCCCGCACCAGCTCTCCGGCGGGCAGCGGCAGCGGGTCGGCATCGCGATGGCGCTGGCGTGCCGCCCGGCGCTGCTGCTGGCCGACGAGCCCACGACCGCGCTGGACGTGACCGTGCAGGCCGGGATCCTGCGGCTGCTGGCCGAACTCGTCGCCGAGGAGGGCACGGCGTTGCTGTTCATCACCCACGACCTCGCGGTGCTGGCCCAGGTCGTGCGGCGGGTGCTGGTGCTCGGCGACGGGCGACTGCTGGAAGAGGGCGTGCCGGCCGACGTGCTGCGCGCCCCGCGCCACCCCGCGACCCGCGAACTCGTCGCGCTCGCCCGTGCCGGGTCGTTCCGGCGACAGGAGGCCCGGCCGTGA
- a CDS encoding ABC transporter ATP-binding protein, which yields MTLLSVDGVSRSFRLPRRKVFERARWRHAVREVGLSLAEGGRLGIVGESGSGKSTLLRLLLALDRPDAGTVRYRGREVTGRDLTWFRREVQVVLQDPFGSLNPRHVVREIVAEPLECLGLPGDHGARVAEVLAAVGLDPDVATRYPHQFSGGQRQRIALARALAPNPKVLVGDEPFAALDAAVRARVVELVAGLATDHGLSLVLVSHDIGVVRQLCDRLMVLKDGEVVERGATDEVLRDPRHPCTRALLDAVPQLPGEVG from the coding sequence GTGACGTTGTTGTCGGTGGACGGGGTGAGCCGGTCGTTCCGGCTGCCCCGGCGCAAGGTCTTCGAACGGGCCCGGTGGCGGCACGCCGTGCGGGAGGTCGGCCTGTCGCTGGCCGAGGGCGGGCGGTTGGGCATCGTCGGCGAGTCCGGGTCCGGCAAGTCCACGCTGCTGCGGCTCCTGCTCGCGCTGGACCGGCCGGACGCGGGCACCGTCCGCTACCGGGGCCGCGAGGTGACCGGCCGGGACCTGACCTGGTTCCGGCGCGAGGTCCAGGTGGTGCTCCAGGACCCGTTCGGCTCGTTGAACCCGAGGCACGTGGTGCGCGAGATCGTCGCCGAGCCGCTGGAGTGCCTGGGCCTGCCCGGCGACCACGGGGCGCGCGTGGCCGAGGTGCTGGCCGCGGTGGGGCTGGACCCGGACGTCGCGACCCGCTACCCGCACCAGTTCTCCGGCGGCCAGCGGCAGCGGATCGCCCTCGCCCGCGCCCTCGCACCGAACCCGAAAGTGCTGGTGGGCGACGAGCCATTCGCGGCGCTGGACGCTGCGGTGCGGGCCAGGGTGGTCGAGCTGGTCGCAGGTTTGGCCACCGATCACGGCCTGTCGCTGGTCCTGGTGTCGCACGATATCGGTGTGGTCCGACAACTGTGCGACCGGTTGATGGTGCTCAAGGACGGGGAGGTGGTGGAGCGGGGCGCGACCGACGAGGTGCTGCGCGATCCCCGGCACCCCTGCACCAGGGCGTTGCTCGACGCCGTGCCCCAGCTGCCCGGGGAGGTCGGGTGA
- a CDS encoding LLM class flavin-dependent oxidoreductase, protein MSTFKLGFHLRGDPDPRKLLDVFAAAGRLGFDGGWIGTHLSSPLVFLGAAAVRAPGLRLGAVAATFAHPLRLAEDAAVLDAFSGGLLELGVDEPAAVRAALRGESRLPAAPALADRIWRRAADTGDAARVGRDGDGLLTAERRIALAYAEAARRPRFAVPEPGLVDLLNAQSWFLPEITLVDVDAAVEELSRLATVIAPALGWRR, encoded by the coding sequence GTGAGCACCTTCAAGCTGGGGTTCCACCTGCGCGGCGACCCCGACCCGCGCAAGCTCCTGGACGTCTTCGCCGCGGCGGGCCGGCTCGGCTTCGACGGCGGGTGGATCGGCACGCACCTCTCCTCGCCGCTGGTGTTCCTCGGTGCGGCGGCCGTGCGGGCACCCGGTCTGCGGCTGGGCGCGGTGGCGGCCACCTTCGCGCACCCGCTGCGGCTGGCCGAGGACGCCGCCGTGCTCGACGCGTTCAGCGGCGGCCTGCTCGAACTGGGCGTGGACGAGCCGGCGGCGGTCCGCGCCGCCCTGCGCGGCGAGTCGCGGCTGCCGGCCGCGCCCGCCCTGGCCGACCGGATCTGGCGGCGCGCGGCGGACACCGGCGACGCCGCCCGGGTCGGCCGTGACGGCGACGGCCTGCTGACCGCCGAGCGGCGGATCGCGCTGGCCTACGCCGAGGCGGCCCGCCGCCCCCGGTTCGCGGTGCCCGAGCCAGGCCTGGTCGACCTGCTCAACGCGCAGAGCTGGTTCCTGCCCGAGATCACCCTGGTCGACGTGGACGCGGCGGTCGAGGAGCTGAGCCGGCTGGCCACCGTGATCGCCCCCGCGCTCGGCTGGCGGCGCTGA
- a CDS encoding NAD(P)/FAD-dependent oxidoreductase: MGELPREASVVIIGGGVVGVSAAFHLAEAGVSDVVLLERAELGSGSTCKAAGGVRAQFSDEVNIRLGARSLDAFARFGTRPGQEIDLHRVGYLFLLTDEDDAAAFERHVVLQNRLGVPSRMVDPRTARRLSPLVEVDDVVAAAFSPDDGHCTPESVVLGYAVAARRLGARLLTGTSVLGLRVVGDEVRTVLTDRGPIRAGTVVCAAGAWSREIGAHAGVDLPVTPVRRQVLVTAPIPDLPGALPMTIDFGTSFYFHREGRGLLLGMSDPTQEPGFHLTYSPDWLPRLTDAMARRAPRLLDAGVHRGWAGLYEVTPDHNALIGRADSPSNFLYATGFSGHGFLQAPAVGEVLRDLHLGRTPFVDVTPLSAGRFAGDAPIRPEAHIV; encoded by the coding sequence GTGGGCGAACTGCCGCGCGAGGCGTCCGTGGTGATCATCGGCGGCGGTGTGGTCGGGGTGAGCGCCGCGTTCCACCTGGCCGAGGCCGGGGTGTCCGACGTCGTGCTGCTCGAACGCGCCGAACTCGGGTCCGGCTCGACGTGCAAGGCGGCCGGCGGGGTGCGCGCCCAGTTCTCCGACGAGGTCAACATCCGGCTCGGCGCGCGCAGCCTCGACGCGTTCGCCCGGTTCGGCACCCGGCCGGGGCAGGAGATCGACCTGCACCGGGTCGGCTACCTGTTCCTGCTCACCGACGAGGACGACGCGGCCGCGTTCGAGCGCCACGTCGTGCTGCAGAACCGGCTCGGCGTGCCCAGCCGGATGGTCGACCCGCGCACCGCGCGCCGGCTGTCGCCGCTGGTCGAGGTGGACGACGTGGTCGCCGCCGCGTTCTCGCCGGACGACGGCCACTGCACGCCCGAATCGGTCGTCCTGGGCTATGCGGTGGCGGCGCGCAGGCTCGGCGCGCGGCTGCTGACCGGCACGTCGGTGCTCGGCCTGCGGGTCGTCGGCGACGAGGTGCGCACCGTGCTGACCGACCGGGGCCCGATCCGCGCCGGCACCGTGGTCTGCGCGGCCGGCGCGTGGTCGCGGGAGATCGGCGCGCACGCCGGCGTCGACCTCCCGGTCACCCCGGTCCGGCGGCAGGTCCTGGTCACCGCGCCGATCCCGGACCTGCCCGGCGCGCTGCCGATGACCATCGACTTCGGCACCTCGTTCTACTTCCACCGGGAGGGCCGCGGCCTGCTGCTGGGCATGTCCGACCCGACCCAGGAGCCCGGTTTCCACCTGACCTACTCGCCCGACTGGCTGCCCCGCCTCACCGACGCGATGGCCCGCCGCGCGCCGCGCCTGCTCGACGCGGGCGTGCACCGGGGCTGGGCGGGCCTGTACGAGGTGACCCCGGACCACAACGCCCTGATCGGCCGCGCCGACTCGCCGTCGAACTTCCTCTACGCGACCGGCTTCTCCGGCCACGGCTTCCTCCAGGCCCCGGCGGTCGGCGAGGTGCTCCGCGACCTGCACCTGGGCCGAACCCCGTTCGTGGACGTCACACCGCTGTCGGCCGGGCGGTTCGCCGGCGACGCCCCGATCCGCCCGGAGGCGCACATCGTGTGA
- a CDS encoding magnesium transporter CorA family protein, translating into MARTRLYRHGVLEAEGLPVREVARHLHDEGVVLWIDLCGPSQDELAGLADELGLHALAVEDALHAHERPKLHQYDTHLFLSAYAVRLDESTGRLEHSELSAFVTRRALVTVRDDDRFDMDLVVARWDESPDLAASGVGYLAHGLLDCVVDSHFEAVQALDEHIEHLEDQVFAERPNDVDLQRRALALRKSLVTLRRVVLPMREVVNGLMRRDHDLVDSRLMPYFQDVYDHVLRASEWTESLREMVATIRETQLNIQGNRLNLIMKKVTGWAAIIAVPTAVTGFYGQNVPYPGFGEAWGFWVSTAAMLLMSGGLYVTFKRRDWL; encoded by the coding sequence ATGGCACGGACACGCCTGTACCGGCACGGGGTGCTGGAGGCCGAGGGGCTCCCGGTCCGCGAGGTCGCGCGGCACCTGCACGACGAGGGCGTCGTGCTGTGGATCGACCTGTGCGGGCCGTCCCAGGACGAGCTCGCGGGGCTCGCCGACGAGCTGGGCCTGCACGCGCTGGCCGTCGAGGACGCCCTGCACGCCCACGAGCGCCCCAAGCTGCACCAGTACGACACGCACCTGTTCCTGTCCGCCTACGCGGTGCGGCTGGACGAGTCGACCGGGCGGCTGGAGCACTCCGAGCTGTCCGCGTTCGTGACCAGGCGGGCGCTGGTGACCGTGCGCGACGACGACCGGTTCGACATGGACCTGGTGGTGGCCCGGTGGGACGAGTCGCCGGACCTGGCCGCGAGCGGTGTCGGGTACCTGGCGCACGGGCTGCTGGACTGCGTGGTCGACAGCCACTTCGAGGCCGTGCAGGCGCTGGACGAGCACATCGAGCACTTGGAGGACCAGGTGTTCGCGGAGCGCCCGAACGACGTCGACCTGCAACGGCGGGCGTTGGCGCTGCGCAAGTCGCTGGTGACGCTGCGGCGGGTGGTGCTGCCGATGCGGGAGGTCGTCAACGGGCTGATGCGCCGCGACCACGACCTGGTCGACTCCCGGCTGATGCCGTACTTCCAGGACGTCTACGACCATGTGCTGCGGGCGAGCGAGTGGACCGAGTCGCTGCGCGAGATGGTCGCGACCATCCGGGAGACCCAGCTCAACATCCAGGGCAACCGGCTCAACCTGATCATGAAGAAGGTCACCGGCTGGGCCGCGATCATCGCCGTCCCGACCGCCGTCACCGGGTTCTACGGGCAGAACGTGCCCTACCCCGGGTTCGGCGAGGCGTGGGGGTTCTGGGTGTCGACGGCGGCGATGCTGCTGATGTCCGGCGGGCTCTACGTGACGTTCAAGCGGCGCGATTGGCTGTGA
- a CDS encoding Acg family FMN-binding oxidoreductase, with amino-acid sequence MDGVTGALGLDADAVVEVLATATLAPSVHNTQPWRFRLGPDLIELHPDPTRRLPATDPDDRELRLACGAALFNLRLALQSRGVRPMVSLLPDSAVAEVRRGGRFPVDEETRALLSAVPARRTNRTPFRDVPVPVAHRQALVRAAERERSWLHVVTDHDQRSRVRGMVARAHRAQADDDGVQAELAAWTGGRPHDGGVPVESAGIRPAPQDEWALRDFRAGERGPGKDFEPDPLVVVLCSFYDGALGGLQAGQALQRVLLTATTLGLSASFLSQPIEVRPVRDELRRALGGMVVPQAVLRIGFGSPVPPTPRRAVRDLLMEPAVR; translated from the coding sequence ATGGACGGGGTGACTGGTGCGCTCGGGCTGGACGCGGACGCGGTGGTCGAGGTGCTCGCCACCGCCACCCTGGCCCCCTCGGTGCACAACACGCAGCCGTGGCGGTTCCGGCTCGGGCCGGACCTGATCGAGCTGCACCCCGACCCGACCCGCCGGCTGCCCGCCACCGACCCGGACGACCGGGAGCTGCGGCTGGCGTGCGGCGCGGCGCTGTTCAACCTGCGGTTGGCGCTCCAGTCGCGCGGGGTCCGGCCGATGGTGTCGCTGCTGCCGGACTCGGCGGTGGCCGAGGTGCGCCGGGGCGGGCGGTTCCCGGTCGACGAGGAGACCCGCGCGCTGCTCTCGGCGGTGCCCGCGCGGCGGACCAACCGCACCCCGTTCCGCGACGTGCCGGTGCCGGTGGCGCACCGGCAGGCGCTGGTCCGGGCGGCCGAGCGGGAGCGGTCCTGGCTGCACGTCGTGACCGACCACGACCAGCGCTCCCGGGTGCGGGGCATGGTGGCCCGCGCGCACCGGGCGCAGGCCGACGACGACGGCGTGCAGGCCGAGTTGGCGGCGTGGACGGGCGGGCGGCCGCACGACGGCGGGGTGCCGGTCGAGTCGGCCGGGATCCGGCCCGCGCCGCAGGACGAGTGGGCGCTGCGCGACTTCCGGGCCGGCGAGCGCGGGCCCGGCAAGGACTTCGAGCCCGACCCGCTGGTGGTCGTGCTGTGCTCGTTCTACGACGGCGCGCTGGGCGGGTTGCAGGCCGGGCAGGCGTTGCAGCGGGTGCTGCTGACCGCGACCACGCTCGGGTTGTCGGCGTCGTTCCTGTCGCAGCCGATCGAGGTCCGGCCGGTCCGCGACGAGCTGCGCCGCGCGCTGGGCGGGATGGTGGTGCCGCAGGCGGTGCTGCGGATCGGGTTCGGCTCGCCGGTCCCGCCCACGCCCCGGCGCGCGGTGCGCGACCTGCTGATGGAACCCGCCGTGCGGTGA
- a CDS encoding sensor histidine kinase: MVGAEDVPRRLLSGLRLDELLDEMRERLTEIGSTRDKMQRLLDAVLVVGAGLELDSTLQRIVQAAVELVGARYGALGVLGTRDDLAEFVYVGIDPDTRSHMGHLPEGKGLLGVLIKDPQVMRLHDLTAHDLSVGFPANHPPMHSFLGVPVRVRDEVFGNLYITEKAEAADFTADDEVVLSALAAAAGVAIENARLFERSRMRERWLEAAAEINTVLLGGASADDALHLITQRTRELSAAAMSLIVLAEDGDRLRIASGAGAHVEALVGQVLAAGGTVAGEVLGSGTPMLVEDLRGRLGETSVAVGPGVVVPLRTGTTVHGVLLAAREKGSAQFGADQVPLLASFADQAAVALEFAENQRARRLVDVLEDRDRIARDLHDHVIQRLFATGMSLQGALASIQQPRIRERVERAVAQLDETVLEIRTSIFDLQASDDVPGLRRRLLDLVSEVTADAAVTPTVRMTGTVDNSVPDDIAEHAEAVVREAVSNVVRHARATELTVTVEAGDHLTVTVVDNGVGMPGQVARSGLHNLQRRATALGGTLSVAPDTAGGTRLSWQVPLA; the protein is encoded by the coding sequence GTGGTCGGAGCCGAGGACGTGCCGCGCCGCCTGCTCAGCGGGCTGCGGCTGGACGAGCTGCTGGACGAGATGCGCGAGCGCCTGACCGAGATCGGCTCGACGCGCGACAAGATGCAGCGGCTGCTCGACGCCGTCCTGGTGGTCGGGGCGGGCCTCGAACTGGACTCCACGCTCCAGCGGATCGTCCAGGCCGCGGTGGAGCTGGTGGGCGCGCGCTACGGCGCGCTGGGCGTGCTGGGCACCCGCGACGACCTGGCGGAGTTCGTCTACGTGGGCATCGACCCCGACACCCGGTCCCACATGGGCCACCTGCCGGAGGGCAAGGGCCTGCTGGGCGTGCTGATCAAGGACCCGCAGGTGATGCGCCTGCACGACCTGACCGCGCACGACCTGTCCGTCGGCTTCCCGGCCAACCACCCGCCGATGCACAGCTTCCTGGGCGTCCCGGTGCGCGTGCGCGACGAGGTGTTCGGCAACCTGTACATCACCGAGAAGGCCGAGGCGGCCGACTTCACCGCCGACGACGAGGTGGTCCTGTCGGCGCTCGCGGCGGCGGCCGGCGTGGCGATCGAGAACGCGCGCCTGTTCGAGCGCTCCCGGATGCGCGAGCGGTGGCTGGAAGCCGCCGCCGAGATCAACACGGTGCTGTTGGGCGGCGCGTCGGCGGACGACGCGCTGCACCTGATCACCCAGCGCACCCGTGAGCTGTCGGCGGCCGCCATGTCGCTGATCGTGCTGGCCGAGGACGGCGACCGGCTGCGCATCGCGTCCGGTGCCGGCGCGCACGTCGAAGCCCTGGTGGGCCAGGTGCTGGCGGCCGGTGGCACGGTGGCCGGCGAAGTGCTGGGCTCGGGCACCCCGATGCTGGTGGAGGACCTGCGCGGACGCCTGGGCGAGACGTCCGTCGCCGTCGGTCCGGGCGTCGTGGTGCCGCTGCGCACCGGCACCACCGTGCACGGGGTCCTGCTCGCCGCGCGGGAGAAGGGCAGCGCGCAGTTCGGCGCGGACCAGGTCCCGCTGCTGGCGTCCTTCGCCGACCAGGCCGCCGTGGCGTTGGAGTTCGCCGAGAACCAGCGGGCCCGGCGGCTGGTGGACGTCCTCGAGGACCGCGACCGCATCGCCCGCGACCTGCACGACCACGTGATCCAGCGGCTGTTCGCCACCGGCATGAGCCTGCAGGGCGCGCTGGCGTCCATCCAGCAGCCCCGGATCCGGGAACGGGTGGAGCGCGCCGTCGCGCAGCTGGACGAGACCGTGCTGGAGATCCGCACCTCGATCTTCGACCTCCAGGCCTCCGACGACGTGCCGGGCCTGCGCAGGCGCCTGCTGGACCTGGTGTCGGAGGTGACCGCGGACGCGGCCGTCACGCCCACCGTGCGGATGACCGGCACGGTGGACAACTCGGTGCCCGACGACATCGCCGAGCACGCCGAAGCGGTGGTCCGCGAGGCGGTCAGCAACGTGGTCCGCCACGCGCGGGCCACCGAGCTGACCGTGACGGTGGAGGCGGGCGACCACCTGACCGTGACGGTGGTCGACAACGGCGTGGGGATGCCCGGCCAGGTGGCCCGCAGCGGCCTGCACAACCTGCAACGCCGGGCGACCGCGCTGGGCGGCACCCTCTCCGTGGCGCCCGACACCGCCGGCGGCACCCGTCTGTCCTGGCAGGTCCCCCTGGCCTGA
- a CDS encoding cysteine hydrolase family protein, with product MTTALIIGDLQRGITGDFPFARQVLPPITELLPRARAAGALVVFVHIAFRPNGADLPPDNALYRGFFDAGDAFHEGSAGTVVDLPVADEDVVVLKRRASAFAGTDLDIVLRARKVDTVVIAGVATSAMVAATAYDAADRGYHVTVLRDGCADADQAMHDFFVDAVFPSRGFTVVPCADWS from the coding sequence TTGACCACCGCACTGATCATCGGCGACCTCCAGCGCGGCATCACGGGCGACTTCCCGTTCGCCCGACAGGTCCTGCCGCCGATCACCGAGCTGCTGCCCCGTGCCCGTGCGGCCGGCGCGCTGGTGGTGTTCGTGCACATCGCCTTCCGCCCCAACGGGGCCGACCTGCCGCCGGACAACGCGCTGTACCGGGGGTTCTTCGACGCCGGAGACGCCTTCCACGAGGGCTCGGCCGGGACCGTGGTCGATCTCCCGGTCGCCGACGAGGACGTGGTCGTGCTCAAACGCCGCGCCAGCGCGTTCGCCGGCACCGACCTCGACATCGTGCTGCGCGCCCGCAAGGTCGACACGGTCGTGATCGCCGGGGTCGCGACCAGCGCGATGGTCGCCGCGACCGCCTACGACGCGGCCGACCGCGGCTACCACGTGACCGTCCTGCGCGACGGCTGCGCCGACGCCGACCAGGCGATGCACGACTTCTTCGTGGACGCCGTCTTCCCCAGCCGGGGGTTCACCGTCGTGCCCTGCGCCGACTGGTCCTGA
- a CDS encoding AI-2E family transporter produces the protein MTEAGGGGMGLADSSRERGEPASAAEGGHHDLVAQPHRGDEEGPVAEAEAIAAEISTPQQPLGRPGKPLNHRSPFFVGMLGAAGVATTYLLAQLVVTAQDMLVLFGLAWFIAIGLEPGVSWLVGRGLPRWAAVTAVFVGVLGLVGGFLAAAIPVIVDQAGQFTDQVPGHLRALQDSHSTLGQLETRFGIRERVESLFTGGSQDWMSGVLGAGQAVLGALGDFLVVMVLMVYFLADLPRIRQGLYRLVPHSRRPRVILIGDEIFAKVGGYVLGNLAISLIAGVLTFLWLLAFGVPYALLLAVTVALLDLVPVVGAALGAIIASLVAFTVSPTAGLATIGFFLAYQVIEDYLLVPRIIGRAVKVPALVTVIAVLLGGALLGVVGALVAIPIAAALLLVLREVTFPRLDKA, from the coding sequence ATGACGGAGGCGGGAGGCGGGGGCATGGGGTTGGCGGACTCCTCCCGTGAGCGGGGCGAACCGGCGTCGGCGGCCGAGGGCGGGCACCACGACCTGGTGGCGCAGCCGCACCGGGGCGACGAGGAGGGGCCGGTCGCCGAGGCCGAGGCCATCGCGGCCGAGATCAGCACCCCGCAGCAGCCGCTGGGCCGGCCCGGCAAGCCGCTCAACCACCGCTCGCCGTTCTTCGTCGGCATGCTCGGTGCCGCCGGCGTGGCCACCACCTACCTGCTGGCCCAGCTGGTGGTCACCGCGCAGGACATGCTGGTGTTGTTCGGCCTGGCGTGGTTCATCGCGATCGGGCTGGAGCCGGGGGTGTCCTGGCTGGTCGGCCGCGGCCTGCCGCGCTGGGCCGCGGTGACGGCGGTGTTCGTCGGGGTGCTCGGGCTGGTGGGCGGGTTCCTGGCCGCGGCGATCCCGGTGATCGTCGACCAGGCCGGGCAGTTCACCGACCAGGTCCCCGGGCACCTGCGGGCGTTGCAGGACAGCCACTCCACGCTCGGGCAGCTGGAAACGCGCTTCGGGATCCGCGAGCGGGTGGAGAGCCTGTTCACCGGCGGCTCCCAGGACTGGATGAGCGGCGTGCTCGGTGCCGGGCAGGCGGTGCTGGGCGCGCTGGGCGACTTCCTGGTCGTGATGGTGCTGATGGTGTACTTCCTGGCCGACCTGCCGCGCATCCGCCAGGGCCTGTACCGGCTGGTGCCCCACTCGCGCCGGCCGCGGGTCATCCTCATCGGTGACGAGATCTTCGCCAAGGTCGGCGGCTACGTCCTGGGCAACCTGGCCATCTCGCTGATCGCCGGCGTGCTGACCTTCCTGTGGCTGCTGGCCTTCGGCGTCCCCTACGCCCTGCTGCTGGCCGTCACCGTCGCCCTGCTCGACCTGGTCCCGGTCGTCGGCGCGGCGCTCGGCGCGATCATCGCGAGCCTGGTCGCCTTCACCGTCTCGCCGACCGCGGGCCTGGCCACCATCGGGTTCTTCCTGGCCTACCAGGTGATCGAGGACTACCTGCTGGTGCCCCGGATCATCGGCCGCGCGGTCAAGGTCCCCGCCCTGGTCACGGTGATCGCGGTGCTGCTGGGCGGCGCGCTGCTGGGCGTGGTCGGCGCGCTGGTCGCCATCCCGATCGCGGCGGCGCTCCTGCTCGTCCTGCGCGAGGTCACCTTCCCGCGCCTGGACAAGGCATAG